DNA from Sphingomonas sp. SUN039:
CCCGGTGGGTCGATGATGACGAAAAACGTCACCAGTGCCGAGATGAAGAGTTCGATCATTTCAGCCCGATCGTTTCATAGGCGACCAGTTTCCATCCCGCCGCGCCGCGCCATTGCCACACGCGCAGGTCGTGCGCGCCCGCCTGTCCGCCGAGCAGCGCGCGCGAGGCCCAGGCCAGGGTCCAGTCGTCCGAATGGCCCGAGGCGATTGCAGCCCCGAAGGTGGTTTTGGGCAAAGCCGCACTGCCGCGCGCGGGCATCGTTTCCTCGCTCTGGACCAGCACGTCGCTCGCCGCATTGGCGGCAAAGGCAGCGGCCCCGTCCACCCCGGCACGCGCGGCGACACCGGCGGCAAGCTTGTCGTAATCGGCCTCACGCAACGCCGCTGTCGAAGCGCCGCCGCATACCGGCGCGACCAGCGTCGGGGTGTTGCCCGCAGGCACCAGTTTCGGCGTCGGCCGTCCATGATCGAGCATCCAGCGATAACCGGTGGCCGTCCGTTTCCAGATCGTCGAAAAAGTGCCGTGCCCGCCCGATGCCGCACGCACCCAGGGGCCGGTCGACAGGCCGAGCGTCCCGTCGCAAGATGGCGCGATGGTACCGGGCCACCACATCACCGGCACCGAAGGTTCGGTCGCCCCAGCCAGCGCCTTGGGGACCGGCTTGGCATCGGGGACGAACATGATCGCGTCGGGCGCAGCGGTGAGGCGGAACGCCTTCCACTGCCCCTCGACCTGCGCGCGACGGGCAAAGGCGCGTTCAGCAGCCGCAATGGCGTCGACGGGGCTGAGCGCGACAGCTGCGGGCTTGGCAGGCGGTGGCGGTTTCGACGCGGCCACCGGTGCGGCTACGAGCAAGGCGAGCGCGATCATCAGGCGGCTTCCTTCATCCGGCGACGTTCGGCGGAAGTCAGCGTATTCCTGAGCAGACAGGCAATGGTCATCGGACCCACGCCTCCGGGAACGGGCGTGATATGCGCGGCATGGGCGGCGACCTCGTCATAGGCGACATCGCCGACCAGCCCCCCTTCCACACGATTGATGCCGACGTCGATGACGGTGGCGCCCGGCTTCACCCAGTCACCCCGGATCATCCCGGGTCGCCCGACCGCCGCCACCAGTATGTCGGCCCTGCGGCACAGCGCAGGCAAATCGCGCGACTTCGAATGCGCGACGGTCACAGTAGCATTTGCACCGAGCAACAGCTGCGCCATCGGTTTACCGACGATGTTCGACCGCCCGACCACGACCGCCTCCAGACCCGACAGGTCACCGAGTGTGTCTTTGAGTAGCATCAGACAGCCGAGCGGTGTGCAGGGCACGAAGCCGTGCAGCCCGCTCGCCAGTCGCCCGACATTGACGGGGTGGAAGCCGTCGACGTCCTTGTCGGGGTCGATGGTCGCAATCACCGCGTCGGGATTGATGTGGTCAGGCAGCGGCAGCTGGACGAGAATCCCGTCGACCGCCGGATCGGCGTTCAGGCGGCGCACCAGCGCCAACAACGCGTCCTGCGTCGTCTCGGCGGGCAAGCGGTGTTCGAAACTCGCCATTCCGGCCTCGCGGCACGCCTTGCCCTTCGCCCGGACATAAACGCCGCTCGCCGGATCGTCACCGACCAGCACGACCGCCAGCCCCGGCGCGCGACCCAGCCGCGTAACGCCTGCCGCGACATCGGCGCGCAGCGCCGCCGCATGCGCCTTGCCGTCGATCAGGGCGGCCGTCATGAAATATAGGTCGGCTGGATCTGGCCCTCGAGAACGATCCGCAGGATCTGGATGCAGATCAGCACGACGATCGGCGACAGGTCGAGCGCCCCGAAATCGGGCATGATGCGGCGGATCGGGCGGTACAGCGGCTCGGTGATACGGTCGAGCGTCGTCCACACCTGCCGCACGAAATCATTGTGCGTGTTGATCACGTTGAACGCGATCAGCCATGACATCACCGCCTGGATGATGATCACCCATGTCGCAAGGGTCAGCAGGTAAAGAGCAATCTGGATTACGGTGTTCATAGGTACAGGATTCCCGCTGCTTGGGCGCTGTCGCCCCAGATAGCGGGGTGCGCCCTATTTGTGAACCAGCGTCCCCGCGCCGCGGGCGGTAAAGACTTCGACCAGCATCACATGCGGCACGCGCCCGTCGAGGATGACGGCCGCATCGACGCCGCCCTCGACGGCTGTCACGCAGGTTTCGAGCTTCGGAATCATGCCGCCGGTGATCGTGCCGTCGTCGCGCAACGCCGCGATCTTTGCGGGATCGAGGTCGGTCAGCAACTCGCCCGCCTTATCGAGCACACCCGCGACATCGGTCAGCAGGAACAGCCGCGATGCGCCGAGCGCCGCCGCAATCGCGCCCGCCATGGTGTCGGCGTTGATGTTATAGGTCTGGCCGCTCGCGTCGGGCGCAATCGGTGCAATCACCGGGATGACCCCCGACGCCGACAGCGTATCGATGATGGTGCGGTCGACCTTCACCGGTTCGCCGACAAACCCCAGATCGACATTGCGTTCGATGCCGCGATTGGGGTCTGCCTCGCGGTGGGCGACCTTTTCGGCAAGCACCAGCCCCGCATCCTTGCCCGACAGGCCGACGGCACGCCCGTCCTCCGCCGCGATCCAGCCGACGATCTGCTTGTTGATCGCCCCCAGCACCATTTCGGCGACATCGGCGGTTTCCTTGTCGGTGACGCGCAAGCCCCCGACGAATTCGCTCGTCACGCCCAGCTTTTTCAGCATCGCGCCGATCTGCGGGCCCCCGCCATGGACGACGACGGGGTTGATGCCGACCGCCTTCAGCAGGACGATGTCCTCGGCGAAATCCTCTGCCGCCGCCGGATCGCCCATCGCATGGCCGCCGTATTTCACGACAAAGGTCTGCCCGGCATAGCGTTGCAGATACGGCAGCGCCTCGACCAGCGTTTCCGCCTTGGCCAGCAAGCTGACGTCGGGATCGTGACGGCTCATTTCGCGGTGTCCGTCGTGTCGAGCCATTTGCCGAGCCGGACCACGCCCCCGATGATGAGCGGCACGACAACGATCGACAGCACGATCTTGGCGAGCATCTGCCCGAGCATCAGATCCATGATCGGACGGACGCCATAAAATGACACGGTAATGAAGATCAGCGTATCGACGATCTGCGACAGTACCGCCGCGATCATCCCGCGCACTTCGGCAAAGCGCCCCTCGGCCCCCGCCAGGCGCGCAAAAATCCAGATGTTGAGCGTGACCGAGGTCCCGTAAGCGAGAATGCCCGCCGCCATCATCCGCCAGCTTTGCCCGACGATTACGGGAAATGCTTCCTTGGCGGGTTCGTACATGCCCGGATCGGTCGGCAGTTGCAGGACGAGCCACGACAGCAGGATCGCGATCACCAGCGGCACGAACCCGTAATAGACCATGCGGTTGGCGATGGCCTTCCCGTGAAGCTGTGCGATGGCGCTCGACACCGCGATCAGCGTCAGAAACGGGAAGATTCCGGCCTCGACCGCAAGCGGCCCGAGCGCCACCTGTTTCGCGCCGAGGAAGCCGCCGAGCGGCACCATCCCGCCATAAAAGATGGCAAGCACGAACAGCGAGCGGGGGATAGCAGCGGTGGTTTTGTCCATCGCGCGGTTGCTACTTGCTTTTGCCCGCAACGCAACCGCATCGTGCGGCAAACAATATCCAGGGGGTCAAGTGGAACATATCCTGATCGGTATCGCGGGCATCGCGGTCATTCTCGCCATTGCCGTGCTGCTGTCGTCGAACCGGCGCGCGATTCGCCTGCGTGTCGTCGGCGCGGCGTTCGCGTTGCAGGCGACGCTCGCCGTGCTGGTCCTCTACGTGCCCGCGGGCAAAGCGATGATCGAAGGGCTGGCGATGGGGGTCAGCGCGCTGCTCGGCTATGCGGGCGCGGGGACGCGGCTGATCTTCGGCAACCTCGCGACCGACCCGAATTTCGGTAACGCCTTTGCCTTTTCCGCGCTGCCTATCATCGTGTTCTTCGCCTCGCTTGTCGCCGTTCTCTATCACCTCGGCATCATGCAGTTCGTGATCCGCTGGGTCGGCGGCGGTATCGAAAAGGTCGTCGGCGTCTCCAAGGTCGAGGCGCTCTGCGCCGCCGCCAACATCTTTGTCGGCCAGTCCGAATCGCCGCTGGTCATCCGCCCCTATCTGGCGAGCCTTGCCCCGTCGCAGCTGTTCTGCGTGATGTCGGTCGGCATGGCCGGCGTCGCGGGAACGATCCTTGCCGCCTATGCGGCGCTGCTCGGGCCGGCTTCGCTGCCGTATCTGCTGGCGGCCTCGTTCATGGCGGCACCCGGTGGATTGCTGATGGCCAAGATTATCATGCCCGACGAGCTTGCCGTTGCGGGCGCGGTCGCCGACGGCGACGGGATGGCCGTCGCGCCGGTCGATCCCGAGGAAGAACCGGCCAACCTTATCATGGCTGCGGCCATGGGCGCTCAGACCGGTGTCAAGATCGCGGTCGCGGTCGCGGCGATGGTGCTGGCATTCGTGGCACTGGTCGCGCTGGCGAACGGCATATTGGGCGCGATCGGCGGGCTGTTCGGCTATCCCGATCTCAGCTTCCAGATGATCCTCGGCACGATCCTGTCGCCATTGATGTACCTGCTCAACATCCCTGCGCATGAGACAGCGGCGGCGGGCGGATTGCTCGGCACGAAGGTGGTGCTCAACGAGTTCGTTGCATTCATCGATCTGGGCCAGATGAAGGATCTGTCGGCGCGCACGGTCGCCATCGTCACTTTTGCGTTGTGCGGCTTTGCCAATTTCTCGTCGATTGCGATCCAGATGGCTTCGACCGGCAGTCTGGCGCCGAACCAGCGCCCCCTCATCGCCAAGCTCGGGCTGAAAGCGCTGGCGGCAGGAAGTCTGGCAAACCTGATGTCGGCGGCGCTCGCGGGGTTATTGCTGCCGGGTTGACCGTCAGACGACGAGAACGAAGTCGCCATAGGCGGCAAGCGTCTTGTCGTGCGTAAGCAAGTGCATCGACTCGGTTCGAGCCTGTGCAATGAGCAAGCGGTCGAAGGGGTCGCCGTGATGCGGCGGCAGGTCCTCGATCGATTGGATGGCATCAACGGAAATTGCGAGAGGCTGGAACAAGGCGCGCTCGAATTCGACGTTGGCGTCAGAAGCTGAGATGCCAACGCGAGACGTCTTTGCCCGCTTAAGGCCGTTCTTTATTGCGATTTCCCAGAGGCTGACGGTGCTGACCCAATGAGTATGGTCATCATCCTCGAGGAGTTCGAGCGCGCGCCGGGGAAGCTGCGGCGAACCCAGGATCGCCCACACCGCGATATGCGTGTCGAGCAATAGCCTCAAGGCCGCTGCAACCGCTCGCCGAAAGGGTCTGCACTGTCTTCGAATAGTTTCGCAACATCGGCATCGAGCGCCTGAAAGGCCTCGTAGTCGAAGTTATACTTGCCTGCTGCCAGCCCAAGCAGCACTTTGCGCGGCTTCGCCATCGGGACCAGACGTCCGACAGGCTTGCCGTTTCGGGCGATCACGATCTCAGTCTCGGCTCCGCTTTCGACGGCATCGAGCAGCCGCGACAGGTTGGACTTCGCCTGATGGACGTTGACGTAGGTCATAGGCCGCAACTTAGCCCAGTTTAGCTAAGCCCGCAACCGCCGTCCGAACCAGCGCCGCTCCTTCGGCGGCGACCCTGATTTGAGCACGCCTGTCCGGAACCGCCGTGCGGCGAAACGGATGATGATGACCACCCACAGCGCCTGCCACGCCAGCGCGAGCAGGTGCGGCCACAGCGCCGCTTCCTGCGCGGCGCGCGCGATCATCGTCAGCGGCGACGACAGCGGAAACATCGCCGCGAACACGCCGAGCGGCGAATCGAGGCTGCTCACGACCGCCGAGCCGAGCGCGAAAATCGCCAGCTGGAGCATCGTCACCGGCATCGACAGGGTCTGCACATCGCGCACGCTGGCCGCCTGCGAGCCGATACCGATGAAAATGCCGCCGAGAATCATGTAGTTGCTGACGTAATAGGCGACCCCCAGCACGATCAGCATCGGCCAGCCCATCGCCGGCGCGGGTAGTGCGCCGGTCCCCAGATAGCCGACCAGCCCGACCCCGATCGCCGCGCCCCAGATCGCAATACCGGTCACCGACACACCGAGCATGGCCACCAGCTTGCCGAGGAAAATCGCATCGACCGGCACGGCGGCGGTCAGCACTTCGATCACCTTGTTCGATTTTTCCTCGACCAGGTTCGACAACAGCATGCCCGCGAGCAGGATGGTCAGCATGAACAGCATCGTCTGCGCCGCACGGCCCAGCAGGTGGCGGCTGGCCGCCGAAGAGGTCGCGACCGGCCGGGTCGGCACCTGTTCGAGCGTGACGGCGGGCCGGGCCTGTCCGCCTCTGGCCAGCTGAGCGTCGAGCGCGGCTTCCTCGGCCAACATCTCGACGTCCGACGCCATATCCTTGAGCTTGGCATCGGGCCCGTGCAGCCGCAGCTTGCCGGGCCAGCCGGTCAGGACGAGCGTCGGCGCGCGACCGCCTTCGCCGAGCAACGCTGCGGCCTGGCGGTCGGGGTCGCCTGCAGCGGCGACCAGTCGCAGACCGGGATATTGCTCGATGCGGTCGTCGAGTCGCGTCTGCGCCGCGCGAAAGGCGGGAAAGGCGGCGGCTGGCGCGACCACCGCAACGACCGGCTTCATCGCCGCCTCGTCGACCCGGTTACCGATGCTGCCGATGACCCCGCCGAAACCGATGGCAATGATCGGGGTCAAGAGGAACATGACGAACGAGCGCGACCAGACGGTCGCGACATAGTCGCGCCGCGCAATGACCAGCGCGGCGGCGAACAGGCGCTGGAAATTGTTCATAGCGCGGCTTCCTTGGCGGTCGGTTCGTCGAGCGCGGCCGCGGCCTCTGCGCCCGCAATCGCGACAAAGGCGTCGTGCAGGCCGGGGCGTTCGATCGACAGGCTGTCGATCCCGGCATTGCCGTCGACCAGCGCCTTCAGCAACGGCTCGATCCCCGAGGCAGGCAGTTCGAACCGCCAGTCCGGGCCGGTACCGGCATCCGCAGGCAGCGCGGCACGCCACGGCCCGTCGCTGGCCCGCGTCCGCAGCCGGACAACGGGGCGCAGCCGGTTGCGCGCTTCGTCCACCGCGCCTTCGAACCGCACCTTGCCGCCCGCGATGATCGCGATGCGCTCGCACAGGCGTTCGGCATGGGCGATGACATGCGTCGAGAACAATATCGTCGCCCCTGCCGCTGCCTGTCCCCGGATCAGCGTTTCGAGCCGTCCCTGATTGAGAGCATCGAGTCCCGAGAAGGGTTCGTCGAGCACGATCACCTTGGGCTTGTGGATCAGCGTGCCGAGCAATTGCACCGTCTGCGCCATCCCCTTCGACAGGGTCCGCACTGTTTTCTTCGCGGCATGGCCGAGGTTGTGTTCGTCGAGCAGCGCATCGGCGCGGCGACGTCCCTCCGCCAGCGGCAATCCGCGCAGCGCGCCCATGAACGCGATCGCTTCGCGCGCGGTCATCGAGGGATACAGCCCGCGCTCCTCGGGCAGATAGCCGACGAGCGGCGCGGCTTCGAGCGGGCGTTCGTGACCCAGCACATGGCGGTGCCCCGCATCAGGGTCGATAATGCCGAGCAGCATCCGCAAGGTGGTCGTCTTACCCGCGCCATTCGGGCCGAGCACGCCATAGATGCTGCCCGCAGGTACGCTCAGGTCGATCCCGTCGACGGCGCGGGTGCTGCCGAAATTCTTGATCAGGCTGAAGGCTTCGATGGCAGGGGATGCGGTCATGCACGCATCCATAGCGACAGCGACGCGGTCTTGTCGAAGCACGGTTCATCCCCGGGTGCGAAAAAGCTATTGGTCATGGTGTGACTAGCGAACCATCCCTGACCAAAGCCCTAAAGGCACAGGCAAAAATGCTTGGTTTCGCCGATTGCGGGATTGCGCGCGCGGACGCGCATGACGGGCGGATGCCGCTCGGCGACTGGCTGGCGGCGGGCCATCACGGCACGATGGACTGGATGGAGGGACGCGCCGACCAACGCGCCGCGCCGCAGGGACTGTGGCCCAACGCGCGCTCGGTCATTGCGCTCGGGATCAGCTATGCGCCTGCCGAAGACCCGCTACGATTGGCCGACGAAAGCAGCGTCGGGCGCATCTCGGTCTATGCCCAAGGGGCCGATTATCATGACGTCGTGAAACGTGCGCTCAAGGCGCTGGCCCGCTGGCTGGTCGAGACCGCCGGGGGCGAGGTCAAGGTGTTCGTCGATACCGCGCCGGTCATGGAAAAGCCGCTGGCGGCGGCGGCGGGGCTCGGCTGGCAGGGCAAGCACAGCAATCTGGTCTCGACCGGCCACGG
Protein-coding regions in this window:
- the folD gene encoding bifunctional methylenetetrahydrofolate dehydrogenase/methenyltetrahydrofolate cyclohydrolase FolD — encoded protein: MTAALIDGKAHAAALRADVAAGVTRLGRAPGLAVVLVGDDPASGVYVRAKGKACREAGMASFEHRLPAETTQDALLALVRRLNADPAVDGILVQLPLPDHINPDAVIATIDPDKDVDGFHPVNVGRLASGLHGFVPCTPLGCLMLLKDTLGDLSGLEAVVVGRSNIVGKPMAQLLLGANATVTVAHSKSRDLPALCRRADILVAAVGRPGMIRGDWVKPGATVIDVGINRVEGGLVGDVAYDEVAAHAAHITPVPGGVGPMTIACLLRNTLTSAERRRMKEAA
- a CDS encoding YggT family protein, encoding MNTVIQIALYLLTLATWVIIIQAVMSWLIAFNVINTHNDFVRQVWTTLDRITEPLYRPIRRIMPDFGALDLSPIVVLICIQILRIVLEGQIQPTYIS
- the argB gene encoding acetylglutamate kinase; translation: MSRHDPDVSLLAKAETLVEALPYLQRYAGQTFVVKYGGHAMGDPAAAEDFAEDIVLLKAVGINPVVVHGGGPQIGAMLKKLGVTSEFVGGLRVTDKETADVAEMVLGAINKQIVGWIAAEDGRAVGLSGKDAGLVLAEKVAHREADPNRGIERNVDLGFVGEPVKVDRTIIDTLSASGVIPVIAPIAPDASGQTYNINADTMAGAIAAALGASRLFLLTDVAGVLDKAGELLTDLDPAKIAALRDDGTITGGMIPKLETCVTAVEGGVDAAVILDGRVPHVMLVEVFTARGAGTLVHK
- a CDS encoding queuosine precursor transporter, coding for MDKTTAAIPRSLFVLAIFYGGMVPLGGFLGAKQVALGPLAVEAGIFPFLTLIAVSSAIAQLHGKAIANRMVYYGFVPLVIAILLSWLVLQLPTDPGMYEPAKEAFPVIVGQSWRMMAAGILAYGTSVTLNIWIFARLAGAEGRFAEVRGMIAAVLSQIVDTLIFITVSFYGVRPIMDLMLGQMLAKIVLSIVVVPLIIGGVVRLGKWLDTTDTAK
- a CDS encoding NupC/NupG family nucleoside CNT transporter, giving the protein MEHILIGIAGIAVILAIAVLLSSNRRAIRLRVVGAAFALQATLAVLVLYVPAGKAMIEGLAMGVSALLGYAGAGTRLIFGNLATDPNFGNAFAFSALPIIVFFASLVAVLYHLGIMQFVIRWVGGGIEKVVGVSKVEALCAAANIFVGQSESPLVIRPYLASLAPSQLFCVMSVGMAGVAGTILAAYAALLGPASLPYLLAASFMAAPGGLLMAKIIMPDELAVAGAVADGDGMAVAPVDPEEEPANLIMAAAMGAQTGVKIAVAVAAMVLAFVALVALANGILGAIGGLFGYPDLSFQMILGTILSPLMYLLNIPAHETAAAGGLLGTKVVLNEFVAFIDLGQMKDLSARTVAIVTFALCGFANFSSIAIQMASTGSLAPNQRPLIAKLGLKALAAGSLANLMSAALAGLLLPG
- a CDS encoding type II toxin-antitoxin system VapC family toxin, with amino-acid sequence MLDTHIAVWAILGSPQLPRRALELLEDDDHTHWVSTVSLWEIAIKNGLKRAKTSRVGISASDANVEFERALFQPLAISVDAIQSIEDLPPHHGDPFDRLLIAQARTESMHLLTHDKTLAAYGDFVLVV
- a CDS encoding type II toxin-antitoxin system Phd/YefM family antitoxin, with the translated sequence MTYVNVHQAKSNLSRLLDAVESGAETEIVIARNGKPVGRLVPMAKPRKVLLGLAAGKYNFDYEAFQALDADVAKLFEDSADPFGERLQRP
- a CDS encoding ABC transporter permease is translated as MNNFQRLFAAALVIARRDYVATVWSRSFVMFLLTPIIAIGFGGVIGSIGNRVDEAAMKPVVAVVAPAAAFPAFRAAQTRLDDRIEQYPGLRLVAAAGDPDRQAAALLGEGGRAPTLVLTGWPGKLRLHGPDAKLKDMASDVEMLAEEAALDAQLARGGQARPAVTLEQVPTRPVATSSAASRHLLGRAAQTMLFMLTILLAGMLLSNLVEEKSNKVIEVLTAAVPVDAIFLGKLVAMLGVSVTGIAIWGAAIGVGLVGYLGTGALPAPAMGWPMLIVLGVAYYVSNYMILGGIFIGIGSQAASVRDVQTLSMPVTMLQLAIFALGSAVVSSLDSPLGVFAAMFPLSSPLTMIARAAQEAALWPHLLALAWQALWVVIIIRFAARRFRTGVLKSGSPPKERRWFGRRLRA
- a CDS encoding ABC transporter ATP-binding protein — its product is MTASPAIEAFSLIKNFGSTRAVDGIDLSVPAGSIYGVLGPNGAGKTTTLRMLLGIIDPDAGHRHVLGHERPLEAAPLVGYLPEERGLYPSMTAREAIAFMGALRGLPLAEGRRRADALLDEHNLGHAAKKTVRTLSKGMAQTVQLLGTLIHKPKVIVLDEPFSGLDALNQGRLETLIRGQAAAGATILFSTHVIAHAERLCERIAIIAGGKVRFEGAVDEARNRLRPVVRLRTRASDGPWRAALPADAGTGPDWRFELPASGIEPLLKALVDGNAGIDSLSIERPGLHDAFVAIAGAEAAAALDEPTAKEAAL